One Micromonospora sp. WMMD1120 genomic region harbors:
- a CDS encoding thrombospondin — protein MVRIPSLSRRSEPARDENLDGRVDGRDNQVTDRDAEQTPYTSGNGQGSEAERRASERAAVARAATARPVDTDTRSTGRSVGADTRSAAARPVDTDTRPSVARPADTDTRAVTTDARPAAVAETDTEARPAAVAGTDTEARPAAVAGTNTEARPGTRTTGRDSHPDGTTRRPDTTDRPVDTTPDRTAPEPPVTRGPKPRASLLATLGLIVAVAGALFVLTGTLAGYGIGLGAVGAVLSVLGLMATRRRHVAGKTDALFGILIGLAAVVIGVLAMTGQFDWPTTDGDWVPRFREWLDSQFVDRF, from the coding sequence GTGGTCAGGATTCCTTCGCTGTCCCGCCGGTCCGAGCCGGCGCGGGACGAGAACCTCGACGGTCGCGTGGACGGCCGCGATAACCAGGTCACCGACCGGGACGCCGAGCAGACGCCGTACACCAGCGGCAACGGCCAGGGCAGTGAGGCCGAGCGGCGGGCCAGCGAGCGCGCGGCGGTGGCCCGCGCCGCCACCGCGCGCCCGGTCGACACCGACACCCGCTCGACCGGCCGGTCCGTCGGCGCCGACACCCGGTCCGCCGCCGCGCGGCCCGTCGACACCGACACCCGCCCGAGCGTCGCGCGCCCGGCGGACACCGACACCCGGGCGGTGACCACCGATGCCCGGCCCGCCGCCGTGGCCGAGACGGACACCGAGGCCCGGCCCGCCGCCGTGGCCGGGACGGACACCGAGGCCCGGCCCGCCGCCGTGGCCGGGACGAACACCGAGGCCCGGCCCGGGACGCGCACCACCGGGCGGGACTCCCACCCGGACGGCACCACCCGGCGACCCGACACCACCGACCGCCCGGTCGACACGACCCCGGACCGGACCGCCCCCGAGCCGCCGGTGACGCGTGGCCCGAAGCCCCGCGCCAGCCTGCTGGCCACCCTCGGCCTGATCGTCGCGGTCGCCGGCGCGCTGTTCGTCCTGACCGGGACGCTTGCCGGGTACGGCATCGGGCTCGGCGCGGTCGGCGCGGTCCTCTCGGTGCTCGGCCTGATGGCCACCCGCCGCCGGCACGTCGCCGGCAAGACCGACGCGCTGTTCGGCATCCTGATCGGGCTGGCCGCAGTGGTGATCGGTGTGCTGGCGATGACCGGTCAGTTCGACTGGCCGACCACCGACGGCGACTGGGTGCCGCGCTTCCGGGAGTGGCTTGACTCACAGTTTGTCGACCGTTTCTAG
- a CDS encoding aminoglycoside phosphotransferase family protein, whose protein sequence is MTVPLIDVPPTTLLAELRRVRASAEDRDAALSALGLRPLSGGMQNDIYLWTSPQEGEVIIKLYVKTDRQRAEREWAALTLLAPHHLHTVPAPLWHDAAPVEPAIGMTRLHGQPLTGAADPLAALRALADTTRRLQAVPLTGPLAELPRVDCGEHYLARLTQTWPDLLASQPNDPLTPTMQRLLETWRLSGDADMVTAQAAGVLSRGDANLLNWMLTDSGAACVDFEYAGYSNVEFDAADLVEHISGRAVPDSIWVQLLPDLGITDATRRRFAANQRTCALRWLAVLWTQRDRRREEFTVQHQRVEMLYSTGNPYT, encoded by the coding sequence ATGACCGTGCCGCTCATCGACGTTCCCCCCACGACCCTGCTTGCCGAGCTCCGCCGCGTCCGCGCCAGCGCCGAGGACCGCGACGCCGCGCTGTCAGCACTGGGTCTGCGCCCCCTCAGCGGCGGCATGCAGAACGACATCTACCTGTGGACGTCACCCCAGGAGGGCGAGGTGATCATCAAGCTGTACGTCAAGACCGACCGGCAACGCGCCGAGCGGGAATGGGCAGCCCTCACCCTGCTCGCTCCCCACCACCTCCACACCGTGCCCGCTCCGTTGTGGCACGACGCCGCGCCGGTCGAGCCCGCGATCGGCATGACTCGCCTGCACGGGCAGCCGCTGACCGGGGCCGCAGACCCGCTGGCCGCCCTGCGCGCCCTCGCAGACACCACCAGACGACTTCAGGCCGTGCCCTTGACCGGTCCGCTCGCCGAACTGCCACGAGTCGACTGCGGCGAGCACTACCTGGCCCGACTGACTCAGACGTGGCCGGACCTGCTCGCCAGCCAGCCCAACGACCCGTTGACTCCCACCATGCAGCGCTTGCTGGAGACCTGGCGGCTCAGCGGCGACGCTGACATGGTCACCGCTCAGGCGGCAGGGGTGCTGTCCCGCGGCGACGCGAACTTGCTCAACTGGATGCTGACCGACAGCGGCGCCGCATGCGTCGACTTCGAGTACGCCGGCTACAGCAACGTCGAATTCGACGCCGCAGACCTCGTCGAGCACATCAGCGGCCGCGCCGTACCGGACAGCATTTGGGTGCAGCTCCTGCCTGACCTTGGGATCACCGACGCGACCCGCCGCCGCTTCGCCGCGAACCAGCGAACGTGCGCTCTGCGATGGCTCGCGGTTCTGTGGACGCAGCGCGACCGCCGCCGTGAGGAGTTCACCGTTCAGCACCAGCGGGTCGAAATGCTCTACAGCACCGGCAACCCCTACACCTAA
- a CDS encoding DNA-formamidopyrimidine glycosylase family protein encodes MPEGHTIHRLAIRHAELFAGDKLHAASPQGRFAEGAARLSGTVLDTTEAYGKHLLHHYAGELTLHVHLGLYGKFADGPGAPPEPVGQVRLRLASDRHWLDLRGPTACELLTPPEVAALRDRLGPDPLRADADPERAYARISRSPTPLAALLLDQSVVAGTGLIFVTEALFRAGLPPTMPGRKLGRAGWDALWRDLVDLMRLAVRQGRIDTVRDVHLPEAMGRPARVDRHGGEVYVYRRPGAPCHVCGTEILRGELAGRNLYWCPTCQVG; translated from the coding sequence GTGCCAGAGGGACACACGATTCACCGCCTCGCGATCCGGCACGCCGAGCTGTTCGCCGGGGACAAGCTGCACGCCGCCAGCCCGCAGGGCCGCTTCGCCGAGGGCGCCGCCCGGCTCTCCGGGACCGTGCTGGACACCACCGAGGCGTACGGCAAGCACCTGCTGCACCACTACGCGGGTGAGCTGACTCTGCACGTACACCTGGGGTTGTATGGCAAGTTCGCCGACGGGCCGGGAGCGCCGCCGGAACCGGTCGGTCAGGTGCGGCTGCGACTGGCCAGCGACCGGCACTGGCTGGACCTGCGCGGCCCTACCGCCTGCGAGCTGCTGACCCCGCCCGAGGTGGCCGCGCTCCGCGACCGTCTCGGGCCGGACCCGCTGCGCGCCGATGCCGACCCGGAGCGGGCGTACGCCCGGATCTCGCGCAGCCCCACCCCGCTCGCCGCGCTGCTGCTGGACCAGTCGGTGGTGGCCGGGACCGGCCTGATCTTCGTGACCGAGGCGCTGTTCCGGGCCGGCCTGCCACCGACGATGCCCGGTCGGAAGCTCGGCCGTGCCGGCTGGGACGCGCTCTGGCGCGACCTGGTCGACCTGATGCGGCTCGCGGTGCGGCAGGGCCGGATCGACACCGTCCGGGACGTGCACCTGCCCGAGGCGATGGGCCGGCCGGCCCGGGTGGACCGGCACGGTGGCGAGGTGTACGTCTACCGCCGCCCCGGCGCGCCCTGCCACGTCTGCGGCACCGAGATCCTGCGCGGCGAGCTGGCCGGCCGCAACCTCTACTGGTGCCCCACCTGCCAGGTCGGCTGA
- a CDS encoding IS30 family transposase, with translation MQLILVGLGVLVARPGVVTFGHRQVLEHLWGAGRTISQIAGVLGVSVSTVSREVGRYHSARHGTKNPLGRSLPSGRARAPYRWGYQAQWAQRRADAARRRPKATKLGAGTRLRQVVRGRLARRWSPTQIAAWLRAMFADRPELQVSHETIYQAIYVQSRGSLREELTRQVALRSGRADRRAQSRLAAADRGRRPWIGDLHISNRPAEATDRAVPGHWEGDLVIGKGGRSAIVTLVERATRYVMLGALPHGRDTEAVIGVLTDLTARLPTHLRRSLTWDQGSEMAAHAVFTVATGCPVYFCDPHSPWQRGSNENTNGLLRQYFPKGSYDFRSINQSGLDEIAHELNTRPRQTLDWATPAERLDHLIAA, from the coding sequence GTGCAACTGATCTTGGTTGGGCTGGGGGTGCTGGTGGCGAGGCCGGGTGTGGTGACGTTTGGGCATCGGCAGGTGTTGGAGCATCTGTGGGGGGCAGGGCGGACGATTTCGCAGATCGCGGGTGTGCTCGGGGTGTCGGTGAGCACGGTCTCGCGGGAGGTGGGCCGGTATCACAGTGCCCGGCATGGGACGAAGAACCCGTTGGGGCGGTCGTTGCCGTCGGGGCGGGCTCGGGCGCCGTATCGGTGGGGGTATCAGGCGCAGTGGGCGCAGCGGCGTGCTGACGCGGCGCGGCGTCGGCCGAAGGCGACGAAGTTGGGGGCCGGGACGCGGCTGCGGCAGGTGGTGCGGGGCAGACTGGCGCGTAGGTGGTCTCCGACGCAGATCGCCGCGTGGCTGCGGGCCATGTTCGCTGACCGGCCGGAGTTGCAGGTGTCTCACGAGACGATCTACCAGGCGATCTACGTTCAGTCGCGGGGCAGCCTGCGGGAGGAGTTGACTCGGCAGGTCGCTCTGCGCTCGGGACGCGCCGACCGGCGTGCCCAGTCGCGGCTGGCGGCAGCGGATCGGGGCCGCCGCCCCTGGATCGGGGACCTGCACATCAGTAACCGGCCCGCCGAGGCCACCGACCGGGCCGTGCCGGGTCACTGGGAAGGTGATCTGGTCATCGGCAAGGGCGGCCGCTCGGCGATCGTGACACTGGTCGAACGCGCCACCCGCTACGTGATGCTCGGCGCGCTGCCGCACGGGCGTGACACCGAAGCCGTCATCGGCGTGCTCACCGACCTCACCGCCCGACTACCGACGCACCTACGCCGCTCACTGACCTGGGACCAAGGCAGCGAGATGGCCGCCCACGCGGTCTTCACCGTCGCCACCGGCTGCCCGGTCTACTTCTGCGACCCCCACAGCCCCTGGCAACGCGGCAGCAACGAGAACACCAACGGCCTGCTACGCCAGTACTTCCCCAAAGGCAGCTACGACTTCCGCAGCATCAACCAGAGCGGCCTCGACGAGATCGCCCACGAACTGAACACCCGCCCCCGCCAAACACTCGACTGGGCAACCCCAGCCGAACGCCTAGACCACCTCATCGCCGCCTAA
- a CDS encoding DUF397 domain-containing protein, with amino-acid sequence MTDLAGATWRKSTRSGGSGGNCVEVADNLPGVVGVRDSKDPTGPTLTFAPASWATFVRGATQLHRG; translated from the coding sequence ATGACTGACCTTGCCGGTGCGACCTGGCGCAAGAGCACCCGCAGCGGCGGGAGCGGCGGCAACTGCGTCGAGGTGGCCGACAACCTGCCCGGCGTCGTGGGTGTGCGCGACAGCAAGGACCCGACCGGGCCCACGCTGACCTTCGCCCCCGCCTCCTGGGCCACGTTCGTTCGCGGCGCCACCCAGCTCCACCGAGGCTGA
- the rocD gene encoding ornithine--oxo-acid transaminase, whose amino-acid sequence MIDNILRTPGAVRDAERWTAHNYHPLPVVISSAEGAWLTDVDGRRYLDCLAGYSALNFGHRHPQLIAAAHAQLDRLTLTSRAFIHDQFADFCRELAELCGKDLVLPMNTGAEAVETGIKVARKWGYQVKGVPAGQANIVVAEGNFHGRTTTIVSFSTDEDARADFGPYTPGFTIVPYGDLDALTAAIDENTVAVLLEPIQGEQGVVLPPEGYLPGVRQVCTDRNVLFIADEIQSGLGRTGATFACDHEGVVPDMYLLGKALGGGIVPVSAVAANADVLGVLKPGQHGSTFGGNPLACAVAVEVVRLLATGEFQRRSAELGERLRTGLEALVDRGLVGVRVRGLWAGLDIDPALMSGREACERLAERGVLAKDTHGSTIRLAPPLVITEEEIDLAVNALTEVLSA is encoded by the coding sequence GTGATCGACAACATCCTGCGGACGCCGGGAGCGGTCCGGGACGCCGAGCGCTGGACGGCGCACAACTACCACCCGCTGCCGGTGGTGATCTCGTCCGCCGAGGGAGCCTGGCTCACCGACGTGGACGGCCGGCGCTACCTCGACTGCCTGGCCGGCTACTCCGCGCTGAACTTCGGCCACCGGCATCCGCAGCTGATCGCCGCCGCGCACGCCCAGCTCGACCGGCTCACGCTGACCAGTCGGGCGTTCATCCACGACCAGTTCGCCGACTTCTGCCGCGAGCTGGCCGAGCTGTGCGGCAAGGACCTGGTGCTGCCGATGAACACCGGCGCCGAGGCGGTGGAGACCGGGATCAAGGTGGCCCGGAAGTGGGGCTACCAGGTCAAGGGCGTGCCCGCCGGTCAGGCCAACATCGTGGTCGCCGAGGGCAACTTCCACGGCCGGACCACCACCATCGTCAGCTTCTCCACCGACGAGGACGCCCGCGCCGACTTCGGGCCGTACACCCCGGGGTTCACCATCGTTCCGTACGGCGACCTGGACGCGCTGACCGCCGCGATCGACGAGAACACCGTCGCCGTACTGCTCGAGCCGATCCAGGGCGAGCAGGGCGTGGTGCTGCCACCGGAGGGCTACCTGCCCGGCGTACGCCAGGTCTGCACCGACCGGAACGTGCTCTTCATCGCCGACGAGATCCAGTCCGGGCTGGGGCGTACCGGGGCGACGTTCGCCTGCGACCACGAGGGCGTCGTACCCGACATGTACCTCCTCGGCAAGGCCCTCGGCGGCGGCATCGTGCCGGTGTCCGCGGTGGCCGCGAACGCCGACGTGCTCGGCGTGCTCAAGCCCGGCCAGCACGGCTCCACCTTCGGCGGCAACCCGCTGGCCTGCGCGGTGGCCGTCGAGGTGGTCCGACTGCTGGCCACCGGCGAGTTCCAGCGCCGCTCCGCCGAGCTGGGCGAGCGACTCCGTACCGGCCTGGAGGCTCTGGTTGACAGAGGCCTGGTCGGGGTACGCGTACGCGGCCTGTGGGCCGGTCTGGACATCGACCCGGCGCTGATGAGCGGCCGGGAGGCGTGTGAGCGGCTGGCGGAGCGCGGCGTGCTGGCCAAGGACACCCACGGCTCCACCATCCGGCTCGCCCCGCCGCTGGTCATCACCGAAGAGGAGATCGACCTGGCGGTCAACGCGCTGACCGAGGTGCTGTCCGCCTAA
- a CDS encoding helix-turn-helix transcriptional regulator: protein MTDETSGSTVPRRQLGRLLTQLREDASVTLDAVAEALDCSRQKVWRIEKGLVPVRVVDARAMCVLYRVPDAMGEIVAGLAKETRARGWWHSYGDVVPSWFSLYVGLESSAASLRQYDAELIPGLLQTREYAAELFRRKNPTMTADEREKLVEVRLQRQGILVRRLPPAPTLRVVLSEAVLRRTIPDHRAMTQQLRHLLDVAALPNVSLRVLPLAAGPPLASETGTFVLLDFPQAFGRASTEPTTVYLENITGALYLDKPAEVAAFEHVWSDLEALASGEAESEKMITSIIEEHHD from the coding sequence ATGACGGATGAAACAAGCGGATCGACCGTCCCCCGGCGGCAACTCGGGCGGCTGCTCACGCAGCTCCGCGAGGACGCCTCCGTGACGCTGGACGCCGTCGCCGAGGCCCTGGACTGCTCGCGGCAGAAGGTGTGGCGGATCGAGAAGGGCCTGGTGCCGGTGCGGGTGGTGGACGCGCGGGCGATGTGCGTCCTCTATCGGGTGCCGGACGCGATGGGGGAGATCGTCGCCGGCCTCGCGAAGGAGACCCGCGCCAGGGGGTGGTGGCACTCGTACGGTGATGTGGTCCCGTCGTGGTTCTCGTTGTACGTCGGCCTGGAATCGTCGGCCGCCAGTTTGCGTCAATACGACGCGGAGTTGATTCCCGGGCTTCTGCAAACCCGGGAGTACGCCGCCGAGCTGTTCCGCCGCAAGAACCCGACGATGACCGCCGACGAGCGGGAAAAGCTGGTCGAGGTGCGGTTGCAACGGCAGGGCATCCTCGTCCGCCGACTGCCCCCCGCACCCACCCTTCGGGTCGTGTTGAGCGAGGCGGTGCTGCGGCGCACGATCCCCGACCACCGGGCGATGACCCAGCAGTTGCGCCACCTGCTCGACGTGGCCGCGCTGCCGAACGTGAGTCTGCGGGTGCTGCCGCTCGCCGCCGGTCCGCCGCTGGCCAGCGAGACGGGCACCTTCGTGCTGTTGGACTTTCCGCAGGCGTTCGGCCGGGCGTCGACCGAGCCGACCACCGTCTACCTGGAGAACATCACCGGAGCGCTCTACCTGGACAAGCCGGCCGAGGTGGCGGCCTTCGAACATGTCTGGTCGGACCTGGAAGCGCTCGCGTCCGGTGAGGCAGAATCAGAGAAAATGATCACTTCGATCATCGAGGAGCATCATGACTGA
- a CDS encoding aminoglycoside phosphotransferase family protein translates to MIVPEALHWVRRTPAGRDWLATIPDRLRECAEQWSLRLGPPFPQAYASLALPAHLPDGTAAVLKVQYPDEDSRHEAAALAHWNGDGAVRLLAHDGQRRALLVERCQPGTPLHDLPMDSALDAVIALLPRLWQPADTPFTPLAEEAAGWIDRMPHTWERAGRPYERRLLDAALALLGDLASSQGEQVLVNQDLHAGNVLAADREPWLAIDPKPLIGEREFSVVPMVRGPELGHSPSAVRRRLARLSAELRLDRERVRAWTIGQTLAWSIADDQVTPEKIEVVRWLLASR, encoded by the coding sequence ATGATCGTGCCCGAGGCCCTCCATTGGGTACGCCGGACGCCGGCCGGCCGGGACTGGCTGGCCACGATCCCCGACCGGCTGCGAGAGTGCGCCGAGCAGTGGTCGTTGCGACTCGGGCCGCCCTTCCCCCAGGCGTACGCCTCGCTGGCGCTCCCCGCCCACCTGCCGGACGGCACGGCGGCCGTGCTGAAGGTGCAGTATCCCGACGAGGACAGCCGGCACGAGGCCGCCGCGCTGGCGCACTGGAACGGGGACGGGGCTGTCCGTCTGCTCGCCCACGACGGGCAGCGGCGTGCCCTGCTGGTGGAGCGCTGCCAACCCGGCACCCCGCTGCACGACCTGCCGATGGACAGCGCACTGGACGCCGTGATCGCGCTGCTGCCCCGACTCTGGCAACCGGCCGACACACCGTTCACCCCGCTGGCCGAGGAGGCCGCCGGCTGGATCGACCGGATGCCGCACACGTGGGAACGCGCGGGCCGACCGTACGAGCGACGGCTCCTCGACGCGGCGCTCGCGCTGCTCGGTGACCTGGCGTCGAGCCAGGGTGAACAGGTGCTGGTCAACCAGGATCTGCACGCCGGCAACGTGCTCGCCGCCGACCGCGAGCCGTGGCTGGCCATCGACCCGAAGCCGCTGATCGGGGAGCGGGAGTTCTCGGTCGTGCCGATGGTGCGCGGCCCGGAGCTGGGCCACTCGCCGTCCGCCGTCCGGCGTCGGCTGGCCCGGCTCAGCGCCGAGTTGCGGCTCGACCGGGAACGGGTGCGGGCCTGGACGATCGGCCAGACGCTGGCCTGGAGCATCGCCGACGACCAGGTCACGCCGGAGAAGATCGAGGTGGTCCGCTGGCTCCTCGCCAGCCGCTGA
- the ddaH gene encoding dimethylargininase, which yields MDATSQRLLMCRPTYFAVDYAINPWMDPSAPVDVALAVQQWEQLRQTYLDLGHTVEEITPVPGLPDMVFAANGGTVIDGKAMAVQFRDPQRADEAPAYRAWFEAAGFEVYDPKHVNEGEGDVLLAGDHLLAGTGFRTAHASHAQLQEVFGYPVITMQLVDPRFYHLDTALTVLDERTVAYLPEAFSPGSQAVLRRLFPDAVHATMADAEVLGLNAVSDGRHVVLPAQATDLAAKLRDRGYETIGVDLSELRKAGGGPKCCTLRLRQGKASK from the coding sequence ATGGACGCCACCAGCCAGCGCCTGTTGATGTGCCGGCCGACGTACTTCGCCGTCGACTACGCGATCAACCCCTGGATGGACCCGAGCGCGCCGGTGGACGTCGCGCTGGCCGTTCAGCAGTGGGAGCAGCTCCGCCAGACGTACCTCGACCTGGGCCACACCGTCGAGGAGATCACTCCGGTGCCCGGCCTGCCCGACATGGTCTTCGCCGCCAACGGCGGCACGGTGATCGACGGCAAGGCGATGGCAGTGCAGTTCCGCGACCCGCAGCGCGCCGACGAGGCGCCGGCGTACCGGGCCTGGTTCGAGGCCGCCGGCTTCGAGGTGTACGACCCGAAGCACGTCAACGAGGGTGAGGGCGACGTCCTGCTGGCCGGGGACCACCTGCTGGCCGGCACCGGCTTCCGCACCGCGCACGCCTCGCACGCCCAGTTGCAGGAGGTCTTCGGCTACCCGGTGATCACCATGCAGCTCGTCGACCCGCGCTTCTACCACCTGGACACGGCGCTGACGGTGCTCGACGAGCGGACCGTGGCGTACCTGCCGGAGGCGTTCTCCCCCGGCAGCCAGGCGGTGCTGCGCCGGCTCTTCCCGGACGCGGTGCACGCCACCATGGCCGACGCCGAGGTGCTGGGGCTGAACGCGGTCAGCGACGGGCGGCACGTGGTGCTGCCCGCGCAGGCCACCGACCTGGCCGCCAAGCTGCGCGACCGGGGCTACGAAACCATCGGTGTCGACCTGTCCGAGCTGCGTAAGGCCGGCGGCGGACCGAAGTGCTGCACGCTACGACTCCGTCAGGGAAAGGCAAGCAAGTGA